One window from the genome of Streptomyces sp. NBC_01476 encodes:
- a CDS encoding DUF4232 domain-containing protein, translating into MSRALRTAAVAATAVVVALGLSACDAGTSTSADGSAKASAKASTPGDAATPGSAPTTGGPGAAETAGAKPDPANTGAPSSADRPAAATIGRCHTAGLKFSFGNGDGTYSSSDDQQHLQVLMTNSGGSTCTVKGFPGVDLKAADTWSLTRAAKTASTVTLKPGATASFVITFLPFEVGSGEEFKAASVVITPPNETTSVTLNWPGGSVLRQDGATHPGTYVGPVTAS; encoded by the coding sequence GTGTCTCGTGCCCTGCGCACCGCCGCCGTCGCCGCCACTGCCGTAGTCGTGGCTCTCGGGCTCTCCGCCTGTGACGCGGGGACGTCCACGTCGGCGGACGGCTCGGCGAAGGCGTCGGCGAAGGCGTCCACGCCGGGGGACGCGGCCACCCCCGGGTCCGCGCCCACCACGGGCGGACCGGGCGCTGCGGAGACGGCCGGCGCGAAGCCCGACCCGGCGAACACGGGGGCGCCGTCCTCCGCTGACCGGCCCGCCGCTGCCACCATCGGCCGCTGCCACACCGCCGGGCTGAAGTTCTCCTTCGGCAACGGGGACGGCACCTACAGCAGTTCCGACGACCAGCAGCATCTCCAGGTCCTGATGACGAACAGCGGCGGATCGACCTGCACGGTGAAGGGCTTCCCGGGCGTGGACCTCAAGGCCGCGGACACCTGGTCCCTCACCCGCGCCGCCAAGACCGCCTCCACCGTCACCCTCAAGCCGGGCGCCACCGCGAGCTTCGTCATCACTTTCCTTCCCTTCGAGGTGGGTTCCGGCGAGGAGTTCAAGGCGGCGAGCGTCGTCATCACCCCGCCCAACGAGACCACCTCCGTCACCCTCAACTGGCCCGGCGGCAGCGTCCTGCGCCAGGACGGCGCCACCCACCCCGGCACGTACGTCGGCCCGGTCACCGCGTCCTGA
- a CDS encoding AAA family ATPase, with protein METAQSGLVGRDKEIDEIEAMPAGAAEGAGRVVVVSGGVGSGKTALLGAALDRARREGAPCSRHVASRPNAICPSGW; from the coding sequence ATGGAGACGGCCCAGTCAGGACTGGTCGGCCGTGACAAGGAGATCGACGAGATCGAGGCGATGCCGGCCGGAGCCGCGGAAGGCGCCGGCCGCGTGGTGGTGGTCAGCGGCGGTGTGGGGTCAGGGAAGACGGCCCTGCTCGGCGCCGCGCTCGACCGGGCCCGCCGCGAGGGAGCACCGTGCTCACGGCACGTGGCATCTCGTCCGAACGCGATCTGCCCCTCGGGCTGGTGA
- a CDS encoding phosphotransferase enzyme family protein → MTGDTPASVEAAFGGRLTPLVHDRPHRNTHYRGVTADGTRVFVKVIDGNPAYYTAEVRAQRHLLDGGVPVPRLLDHGAVGERRWWLAYEWRDFDAFVPVRDLVERAGHLLGRLHAATNGIQDDALRRYADVHRLIAEKTARIAEFDAPLARRVQRLHERIAARGGNREGNGGSVCLLHGDMGWRNLHTDPAGRLWLLDFEHAAIGHPLLDFAKLWDRELDAPADREVFLRGYQRSWPAAEPVRLDAIDTVRLWAAAGIFPYARPREDHDFERHASSVLDRLEAGR, encoded by the coding sequence ATGACCGGTGACACCCCGGCGTCGGTCGAGGCTGCCTTCGGCGGGCGCCTGACACCCCTGGTCCATGACCGCCCGCACCGCAACACGCACTACCGCGGCGTCACCGCCGACGGGACCAGGGTGTTCGTCAAGGTGATCGACGGCAATCCCGCGTACTACACCGCCGAGGTCCGTGCGCAGCGGCATCTCCTGGACGGCGGCGTCCCGGTGCCCCGCCTCCTCGACCACGGGGCCGTCGGCGAGCGGCGGTGGTGGCTGGCGTACGAGTGGCGGGACTTCGACGCCTTCGTCCCGGTGCGGGATCTGGTCGAGCGCGCCGGACACCTGCTGGGCCGGCTGCACGCCGCGACGAACGGCATCCAGGACGACGCGCTGCGCCGGTACGCCGATGTGCACCGGCTCATCGCCGAGAAGACCGCCCGCATCGCGGAGTTCGACGCGCCCCTGGCTCGGCGCGTCCAGCGGCTCCACGAACGGATCGCCGCCCGCGGCGGGAACAGGGAAGGGAACGGCGGCAGCGTATGCCTGCTCCATGGCGACATGGGCTGGCGCAACCTCCACACCGACCCCGCCGGCCGGCTGTGGCTGCTCGACTTCGAGCACGCGGCGATCGGTCATCCGCTGCTGGACTTCGCCAAGTTGTGGGACCGCGAACTCGACGCCCCGGCGGACCGGGAAGTCTTCCTCCGCGGTTACCAACGGAGTTGGCCGGCGGCCGAACCCGTCCGGCTCGACGCGATCGACACCGTCCGCCTGTGGGCCGCCGCCGGCATCTTCCCGTACGCCCGCCCGCGCGAGGACCACGACTTCGAACGCCACGCGTCCTCCGTCCTCGACCGCCTGGAAGCCGGTCGCTGA
- a CDS encoding DUF5996 family protein, translating into MELFPPLPLESWRDTKETLHRFLQVVGKIRLAGSFRRNHWWNVPFHLTGQGITTRPMGPLADGDAFCVDFDFVGHRLVVRTLTGRETSFPLAGRSVAAFYRDTLAALVALGIEVEPQHPYPFDLPDADRPFAEDHEHRAYDPAAVSRYWQILSQVALLLEEYAAGFSGKTSPVHHFWHTFDIAVTRFSDREVEPSPGADPVTREAYSREVISAGFWFGDDTVPAPAFYSYTAPEPADLTTRPLRPDAAQWSPARGSHLATLMYDDVRTAADPWTTALTFLNTAYRAGADLAGWEPRRECPGGVTDQLLRA; encoded by the coding sequence ATGGAACTCTTCCCGCCCCTGCCGCTGGAGTCCTGGCGGGACACGAAGGAGACCCTGCACCGCTTTCTGCAGGTCGTCGGCAAGATCCGGCTGGCCGGCAGCTTCCGCCGCAACCACTGGTGGAACGTCCCCTTCCACCTCACCGGCCAGGGCATCACGACCCGGCCGATGGGACCGCTCGCCGACGGTGACGCCTTCTGCGTCGACTTCGACTTCGTCGGGCACCGCCTCGTCGTACGGACGCTGACCGGCCGTGAGACGTCCTTCCCGCTGGCCGGCCGTTCGGTCGCCGCCTTCTACCGGGACACCCTGGCCGCGCTGGTCGCGCTCGGGATCGAGGTGGAGCCGCAGCACCCGTACCCGTTCGACCTCCCGGACGCGGACCGCCCCTTCGCCGAGGACCACGAGCACCGTGCGTACGACCCCGCCGCGGTCAGCCGCTACTGGCAGATCCTCAGCCAGGTCGCCCTCCTGCTGGAGGAGTACGCGGCCGGCTTCTCCGGGAAGACCAGCCCGGTCCACCACTTCTGGCACACCTTCGACATCGCCGTCACCCGCTTCTCCGACCGCGAGGTGGAGCCGTCGCCGGGCGCCGACCCGGTCACCCGGGAGGCGTACTCGCGGGAGGTGATCAGCGCGGGATTCTGGTTCGGCGACGACACCGTCCCGGCGCCCGCGTTCTACTCCTACACCGCCCCCGAGCCGGCGGACCTGACCACCCGCCCGCTGCGCCCCGACGCGGCCCAATGGTCCCCCGCCCGCGGCTCCCACCTCGCCACCCTCATGTACGACGACGTCCGGACCGCCGCCGACCCCTGGACGACGGCCCTCACCTTCCTCAACACCGCCTACCGCGCGGGCGCCGACCTCGCCGGCTGGGAACCCCGCCGCGAATGCCCCGGCGGCGTCACCGACCAACTCCTCCGCGCCTGA
- a CDS encoding MFS transporter produces MSAVTSPPGGPAAPQPPGPAPSAWAPLRIRTFRSLWLAQLGSNVGTWMQTVGAQWMLVHQPNAATLTSMVQAASLLPVLFLSLPAGVLADVMDRRRLLIGLSVAMTCLSAVLALLTAAGLTTPTVLIALVFLIGCGSALTGPGWQAIQPELVPREQIPAAAALGSLNVNLARAVGPALAGVIVALTGPDVVFGINAVSFIGVVGALLLWHRATARSGAAPERMRSALSAGTRYVHNAPGVRRVLLRSGLFVVPASALWGLLPVVSSSRLGLGAGGYGLLLGALGLGAIIGAVTIKNVRKVFGRNVLLGASGVAFAAGSAVAAVVTQPAVVAVVLIVTGVGWLYALSTLNTTLQLALPAWVRARGLALYLMVFMGGQGIGTLLWGLLADAAGTPTTLLIATGLLLVTSASLARWPMLTLTGTLDRDIVAPWPEPMLTTDVAPDDGPVLVEVTYEVTAEQVGPFREAMAALAVSRRRTGAVHWSLYQDAEHDDTWVEVFEVPSWEEHLRQHEGRLTAYDVELLDRAWSKAGREPVVRHLVPPAG; encoded by the coding sequence ATGTCCGCAGTCACGTCGCCGCCGGGCGGGCCGGCCGCACCGCAGCCGCCGGGTCCCGCTCCTTCCGCGTGGGCGCCGCTGCGCATCCGCACGTTCCGGTCGCTGTGGCTGGCACAGCTCGGCTCCAACGTCGGCACCTGGATGCAGACCGTCGGCGCGCAGTGGATGCTCGTCCACCAGCCGAACGCCGCCACCCTCACCTCGATGGTCCAAGCGGCCTCCCTCCTGCCGGTGCTCTTCCTGTCGCTGCCGGCCGGGGTGCTGGCCGACGTCATGGACCGCAGGCGCCTGCTGATCGGCCTCTCGGTGGCGATGACCTGCCTGAGCGCGGTCCTCGCCCTGCTCACCGCCGCCGGTCTCACCACCCCCACCGTGCTGATCGCCCTGGTCTTCCTGATCGGCTGCGGCAGCGCGCTGACCGGCCCCGGCTGGCAGGCGATCCAGCCCGAACTCGTACCGCGCGAGCAGATCCCGGCCGCCGCGGCCCTCGGCAGCCTCAATGTGAACCTCGCCCGCGCCGTGGGCCCCGCGCTGGCCGGTGTGATCGTCGCACTGACCGGGCCCGACGTGGTCTTCGGCATCAACGCCGTGTCCTTCATCGGCGTGGTCGGCGCGCTGCTGCTCTGGCACCGCGCCACCGCCCGGTCCGGCGCCGCGCCCGAACGGATGCGTTCCGCGCTCTCCGCCGGCACCCGCTACGTGCACAACGCGCCCGGCGTCCGGCGGGTGCTGCTGCGTTCCGGGCTGTTCGTCGTGCCCGCGTCCGCGCTGTGGGGACTGCTGCCGGTGGTCTCCTCCTCCCGGCTCGGTCTCGGCGCGGGCGGTTACGGTCTGCTGCTCGGCGCGCTCGGTCTCGGCGCGATCATCGGCGCGGTGACCATCAAGAACGTCCGCAAGGTGTTCGGCCGCAATGTGCTGCTCGGGGCGAGCGGCGTGGCCTTCGCGGCCGGCAGCGCGGTCGCGGCCGTCGTCACCCAGCCGGCGGTGGTCGCGGTGGTCCTGATCGTCACCGGCGTCGGCTGGCTGTACGCCCTGTCCACGCTCAACACCACCTTGCAGCTGGCGCTCCCCGCGTGGGTGAGGGCCCGGGGCCTGGCCCTCTACCTGATGGTGTTCATGGGCGGCCAGGGCATCGGCACCCTGCTGTGGGGCCTGCTGGCCGACGCGGCCGGCACCCCCACGACGCTCCTCATCGCCACCGGTCTGCTGCTGGTCACCTCCGCGTCCCTGGCCCGCTGGCCGATGCTGACGCTCACCGGCACCCTCGACCGGGACATCGTGGCCCCCTGGCCGGAACCCATGCTGACCACGGATGTGGCACCCGACGACGGCCCCGTTCTCGTCGAGGTGACGTACGAGGTGACGGCCGAGCAGGTGGGCCCCTTCCGCGAGGCGATGGCCGCGCTGGCGGTCTCCCGGCGGCGTACCGGCGCGGTCCACTGGTCGCTCTACCAGGACGCCGAGCACGACGACACCTGGGTCGAGGTCTTCGAGGTCCCCTCCTGGGAGGAGCACCTGCGGCAGCACGAAGGGCGGCTCACCGCCTACGACGTCGAGCTGCTGGACCGGGCGTGGAGCAAGGCGGGGCGGGAGCCGGTGGTACGGCATCTGGTGCCGCCGGCGGGCTGA
- a CDS encoding DinB family protein produces the protein MTATPVDPRIGPPNFATERDMLRAFLDYHRATLALKCEGLTDDELRRQSSPPSTLTLLGLVRHLAEVERTWFQRVFVDNDAPMLWSGTVDFQAAYDASGSSRAEAFAAWEAEVENSRRVEREAESLDQAGYQPRWEEEVSLRMVMIHVLLEYARHNGHADFLREGIDGVVGA, from the coding sequence ATGACCGCCACCCCCGTGGATCCCCGCATCGGCCCGCCCAACTTCGCCACCGAGCGCGACATGCTCCGCGCCTTCCTCGACTACCATCGCGCGACCCTCGCCCTGAAGTGCGAAGGACTCACCGACGACGAACTGCGCCGGCAGTCCAGCCCGCCCTCCACGCTCACCCTGCTCGGCCTGGTCCGCCACCTCGCCGAGGTCGAACGCACCTGGTTCCAGAGGGTGTTCGTTGACAACGACGCGCCGATGCTGTGGTCCGGGACCGTCGACTTCCAGGCCGCCTACGACGCGAGCGGGTCCTCGCGTGCCGAGGCGTTCGCCGCGTGGGAGGCCGAGGTCGAGAACTCGCGCCGGGTCGAACGCGAGGCGGAATCCCTCGACCAGGCCGGCTACCAGCCCCGCTGGGAGGAGGAGGTCTCACTGCGGATGGTGATGATCCACGTCCTCCTGGAGTACGCGCGGCACAACGGCCACGCGGACTTCCTCCGCGAGGGGATCGACGGCGTCGTCGGTGCGTGA
- a CDS encoding histone deacetylase — protein MHSARLRSYLVGGRPPGAARTYPGCRDPRTPRRSLALELPGTVYFATQSPVWGGGRAFYDPGAPGRARMRAHLVTAEQFADIAAQEMYGPPGRDLDLTPVLTEGRARLGPGRYETLVHAGDVDGLPVLTFTAPWRAADVQLTPPSAAYLRHLGAGLLEAGTWDTESVAAYLAGLPGAAGQWEPAEVELLLTENGE, from the coding sequence ATGCACAGCGCGCGCCTGCGTTCGTACCTCGTCGGCGGCCGGCCGCCCGGCGCCGCCCGCACGTATCCCGGCTGCCGCGACCCGCGGACCCCGCGCCGCTCGCTGGCCCTCGAACTCCCCGGCACCGTGTACTTCGCCACCCAGTCCCCGGTCTGGGGCGGCGGGCGGGCCTTCTACGATCCGGGCGCGCCGGGCCGCGCCCGTATGCGGGCCCATCTGGTGACCGCGGAGCAGTTCGCCGACATCGCCGCCCAGGAGATGTACGGTCCGCCCGGCCGGGACCTCGACCTCACGCCGGTCCTCACCGAGGGCCGGGCCCGCCTGGGTCCCGGGCGCTACGAAACGCTCGTCCACGCGGGTGACGTGGACGGTCTGCCGGTGCTGACCTTCACCGCGCCGTGGCGGGCCGCCGACGTTCAACTGACCCCGCCGTCGGCCGCCTACCTGCGGCACCTCGGCGCGGGCCTGCTGGAGGCGGGCACCTGGGACACGGAGTCGGTCGCGGCCTATCTGGCCGGGCTGCCCGGGGCCGCCGGTCAATGGGAGCCGGCGGAAGTGGAGTTGCTGCTGACGGAGAACGGGGAGTGA
- a CDS encoding DUF952 domain-containing protein, producing MAELLHITERSLWEAARAVGAYTGSTRGRTLEQEGFIHCSLRHQLAGVAALLYGDPPDRDDLVVLVIDDTLVPSPVRYESPAPGAPEFPHIYGPLPVTAVRAVESWPADLTDAADPVRAGAS from the coding sequence ATGGCGGAACTCCTCCACATCACCGAACGCTCCCTGTGGGAAGCGGCCCGCGCCGTCGGCGCCTACACCGGGTCCACCCGCGGCCGCACCCTTGAGCAGGAGGGCTTCATCCACTGCTCCTTGCGCCACCAACTCGCCGGTGTGGCCGCGTTGTTGTACGGCGACCCGCCGGACAGGGACGACCTGGTCGTCCTCGTGATCGACGACACGCTCGTGCCGTCGCCGGTGCGTTACGAGTCGCCGGCTCCCGGCGCCCCCGAATTCCCGCACATCTACGGGCCGTTGCCGGTCACGGCGGTACGTGCGGTGGAGTCGTGGCCGGCGGATCTGACGGATGCGGCGGATCCGGTCCGGGCCGGAGCGTCGTAA
- a CDS encoding GNAT family N-acetyltransferase: MGVPTRRAGADDRTAVVDLLHRAFSKDAVSLWVFPDPGQLERNHGRLMGAFFDMALEGGWIDLVEDGSAVALWQSVPAGDHGDDDPAGFRASIDPANQRIEEISRLTAEAHPKGRAHDHLMVIGVEPELHGKGIGGDLIASVLGRCDREGRPAYLEASSLRSRALYERLGFTFMGRTIDLPGGPAMYPMWREPRG; this comes from the coding sequence ATGGGCGTGCCGACGCGCAGGGCCGGGGCGGACGACAGGACCGCGGTGGTCGACCTGTTGCACAGGGCGTTCTCGAAGGATGCGGTGAGTCTGTGGGTGTTCCCGGATCCCGGCCAACTGGAGCGGAATCACGGCAGGTTGATGGGCGCCTTCTTCGACATGGCCCTCGAAGGAGGCTGGATCGACCTGGTCGAGGACGGGTCGGCGGTCGCGCTCTGGCAGTCCGTTCCGGCCGGTGATCACGGGGACGACGACCCGGCGGGCTTCCGCGCCTCGATCGACCCCGCCAACCAGCGCATCGAGGAGATCTCCCGGCTCACCGCCGAGGCCCACCCCAAGGGCCGCGCCCACGACCACCTGATGGTCATCGGCGTCGAGCCGGAGCTGCACGGCAAGGGCATCGGCGGCGACCTCATCGCGTCCGTGCTGGGCCGTTGCGACCGGGAGGGGCGGCCGGCGTATCTCGAAGCGAGCAGCCTGCGCAGCCGCGCCCTCTACGAACGCCTCGGCTTCACCTTCATGGGCCGCACGATCGACCTCCCCGGCGGCCCGGCGATGTACCCGATGTGGCGCGAGCCCCGGGGCTGA
- a CDS encoding NAD(P)-dependent oxidoreductase — protein MPETVPVGFLGLGVMGRPMALNLARAGTALTVWNRTPAGCEPLREAGATVATTPGEVFRRAGVVFLMLADEVAVDATLRRGMPEFAAYVAGRTIVHMGTTSPDYSRALEADVLAAGGSYVEAPVSGSRVPAEQGRLVAMLAGAEAAVERVRPLLAPMCHETFVCGPAPNALLMKLSVNLFLITLVTGLTEAFHFADRHGLDKGQFLDVLDAGPMASGVSRMKSPKLRDRDFAVQAAALDVLKNNELIAEAARKSALASPLLDACHALFAETVALGHADGDMIAVLHAIEARTDRAGAPRADHVRAPH, from the coding sequence ATGCCCGAAACGGTCCCCGTAGGTTTCCTCGGCTTGGGCGTCATGGGCCGGCCCATGGCCCTCAATCTGGCCCGGGCCGGTACGGCTCTTACGGTCTGGAACCGCACGCCCGCCGGGTGCGAGCCCCTGCGGGAGGCAGGCGCGACCGTTGCCACCACCCCCGGCGAGGTCTTCCGGCGGGCCGGGGTCGTCTTCCTGATGCTCGCCGACGAGGTCGCCGTCGACGCGACTCTGCGCCGGGGCATGCCGGAGTTCGCCGCGTACGTGGCAGGCCGGACGATCGTGCACATGGGGACGACGTCCCCCGACTACTCGCGGGCGCTCGAAGCGGATGTGCTGGCGGCAGGCGGGAGTTATGTCGAGGCGCCGGTCTCCGGGTCACGGGTCCCCGCTGAGCAGGGGCGGTTGGTCGCGATGCTGGCCGGTGCGGAGGCGGCGGTCGAGAGGGTACGGCCGCTGCTCGCGCCCATGTGCCACGAGACGTTCGTCTGCGGCCCCGCGCCGAATGCCCTGCTGATGAAGCTCTCCGTCAACCTCTTCCTGATCACGCTGGTCACCGGTCTCACCGAGGCGTTCCACTTCGCCGACCGGCACGGCCTGGACAAGGGGCAGTTCCTCGACGTGCTGGACGCGGGACCGATGGCCAGCGGCGTCTCCCGGATGAAGTCGCCCAAGCTGCGGGACCGCGACTTCGCCGTCCAGGCCGCGGCGTTGGACGTACTGAAGAACAACGAGCTGATCGCCGAGGCCGCCAGGAAGTCCGCGCTCGCGTCTCCTCTGCTGGACGCGTGCCACGCCCTCTTCGCCGAGACGGTCGCCCTCGGCCACGCGGACGGGGACATGATCGCCGTCCTGCACGCCATCGAGGCCCGGACCGACCGGGCAGGTGCGCCCCGCGCTGACCACGTCCGCGCCCCGCACTGA
- a CDS encoding GNAT family N-acetyltransferase: MLWQVGPAHAGDRPALAALFTACSPETVRLRFFGRLKQWPREYLDAALAGRPAEHDAVVAYRPGRTDLLGLASLATPSDAGPGIGELGVLVADDWQRQGVGTAMIDLLLSRARDRGLERVAATVLPSRSKLLAALTRRLERDGPGLRSRDGLTGVYKLAPRA; the protein is encoded by the coding sequence GTGCTGTGGCAGGTGGGCCCCGCGCACGCCGGGGACCGCCCTGCCCTGGCGGCCCTCTTCACCGCCTGCTCGCCCGAGACGGTCCGCCTCCGCTTCTTCGGGCGGCTCAAGCAGTGGCCACGTGAATACCTGGACGCCGCACTGGCCGGGCGACCCGCGGAGCACGACGCGGTGGTCGCCTACCGCCCCGGCCGGACCGATCTCCTCGGGCTGGCCAGCCTCGCCACCCCGTCCGACGCCGGCCCGGGCATCGGCGAGCTGGGCGTACTCGTCGCCGACGACTGGCAGCGGCAGGGCGTGGGCACCGCGATGATCGACCTGCTGCTCTCCCGGGCGCGGGACCGCGGGCTCGAACGGGTCGCGGCCACCGTGCTGCCCAGCCGCTCCAAACTGCTGGCCGCCCTCACCCGCCGGCTGGAACGGGACGGCCCCGGTCTCCGCTCCCGCGACGGACTCACCGGCGTCTATAAGCTGGCGCCCCGGGCGTAA